In Neochlamydia sp. AcF84, a single window of DNA contains:
- a CDS encoding M15 family metallopeptidase, with the protein MTTHPRNKHPYLDKGNRIKGMICPDTVCYKAFTKRGWKWGGDWQVERAYVNYLHYEKDLKDVSEMFK; encoded by the coding sequence ATGACTACTCATCCCCGAAACAAGCATCCCTATCTCGATAAAGGAAACCGTATTAAAGGTATGATTTGTCCAGATACGGTTTGCTACAAAGCCTTTACTAAAAGAGGTTGGAAATGGGGCGGTGATTGGCAAGTCGAGAGAGCATATGTCAATTATCTTCATTATGAAAAAGATCTTAAAGATGTTTCAGAAATGTTTAAGTGA